One Leptolyngbya ohadii IS1 genomic window carries:
- a CDS encoding phage tail protein, which translates to MARETPYGAFNFLVKFNGNEEFGGFSDVSGLGTEFNIAEYRTGNYRENHVRKIPGTHKVSDVTLKRGIVDPKKLMDWVKEVRTASVNAKRTVSITLQDENHQDVYTWTLREVVPMKYTGPTLAAKGGGDVAMEELVLSAEALDFT; encoded by the coding sequence ATGGCACGCGAAACTCCCTACGGTGCGTTTAATTTTCTGGTTAAGTTTAATGGCAACGAAGAATTTGGTGGATTTTCTGATGTATCGGGATTGGGAACCGAATTTAACATCGCTGAATATCGGACGGGGAACTATCGGGAGAACCATGTCCGCAAAATTCCGGGAACTCACAAGGTTAGTGATGTGACGCTCAAGCGCGGCATTGTAGATCCTAAAAAACTCATGGACTGGGTGAAGGAAGTTCGTACTGCCAGCGTGAATGCCAAACGCACCGTTTCCATTACCCTACAGGACGAAAACCATCAGGATGTTTACACTTGGACACTGCGAGAAGTTGTGCCGATGAAGTATACGGGACCCACCCTGGCGGCAAAGGGCGGCGGCGACGTGGCAATGGAAGAACTGGTGCTTTCGGCGGAAGCTTTAGACTTTACCTAA
- a CDS encoding phage tail sheath protein, which translates to MTGLVFEARSPIVTSAPNRADIACFVGFVHRRASQIPDSVYDWLREQEWRSIKPISTQLDDLLDVPIPIDDWDVFDLLFAWEQRIVTQNSDGTVILGSSYLGAAVRSFFAQGGRKCYVVRVGDPLSVLTDRSQKLLKLDKLIPGYPHRVNASPIDRQTWQGIGHILGLPDVSFLCLPDLPDLVSADPVPLDPKIKLPPKREVFVPCSEPLPETEEDAQVVRRVSAPRCDEGGYQQWVNSLWLVADWISREQREIQLVAAVPMPQKGSAADTDLLQFLLNSGVLSQRLNRSLIGLSSAFVQLVYPWVRSPGSVRLPEQLESPDAVLAGILARNALSRGAFRSIANLHLADVYDVYPILNRSQTQQPHLDNPQESFVSHNLLQRVSLLGETPDGLRVLSDVTTSLDENYRPASINRLTSVIVRAARRLGETVLFEPGGDRLWRQLRDQLNSLMLALLQSGALQGATPEEAFLVRCDRSTMTTADLDNGRVITEIQFNPAMPIEQITVVLAMDEGGQVSLISR; encoded by the coding sequence ATGACAGGTCTGGTGTTTGAAGCACGATCGCCCATCGTAACCAGTGCGCCCAACCGGGCGGATATTGCCTGCTTTGTGGGTTTTGTCCATCGCAGGGCAAGCCAGATTCCCGACTCAGTTTATGACTGGCTGCGGGAACAGGAATGGCGATCGATAAAGCCAATTTCCACTCAGTTAGATGATTTGCTGGATGTTCCCATTCCCATCGATGATTGGGATGTGTTTGATCTGCTGTTTGCCTGGGAGCAGCGTATCGTCACGCAGAATTCGGACGGCACGGTAATCCTGGGGTCAAGCTACCTGGGGGCGGCAGTGCGATCCTTCTTTGCCCAGGGTGGACGCAAATGCTATGTGGTGCGCGTGGGCGATCCCCTGTCGGTGCTGACAGACCGATCGCAAAAACTGCTTAAGCTGGACAAACTGATTCCGGGCTATCCCCATCGGGTGAATGCATCGCCGATCGATCGCCAAACCTGGCAGGGAATTGGTCACATTTTGGGCTTACCGGATGTCTCGTTTCTCTGTCTGCCGGACTTACCCGATCTCGTGAGTGCCGATCCTGTTCCGCTTGATCCAAAGATCAAACTGCCCCCAAAGCGTGAAGTTTTTGTCCCCTGCTCCGAACCGTTGCCCGAAACCGAGGAAGACGCTCAGGTAGTGCGGCGGGTGTCTGCGCCTCGGTGCGACGAAGGGGGCTATCAGCAGTGGGTGAATAGTCTGTGGCTCGTGGCGGATTGGATTTCGCGGGAACAGCGGGAAATTCAGCTTGTGGCAGCCGTGCCGATGCCCCAGAAGGGAAGTGCCGCAGACACCGATTTGCTTCAGTTCCTGCTGAACAGCGGCGTTCTCTCCCAGCGGTTAAATCGATCGCTAATTGGCTTATCCAGTGCGTTTGTGCAGTTGGTCTATCCCTGGGTTCGCAGCCCTGGATCAGTCCGGCTCCCCGAACAGTTAGAAAGCCCGGATGCGGTTTTAGCGGGAATCCTGGCTCGAAATGCCCTGAGTCGGGGCGCGTTTCGCAGTATCGCCAATCTTCACCTGGCAGACGTTTATGATGTGTATCCTATTTTGAACCGTTCACAAACGCAGCAGCCCCATCTGGACAACCCCCAGGAGTCATTTGTTTCCCACAATCTGCTGCAACGGGTTTCGCTGCTGGGAGAAACGCCCGACGGCTTGCGGGTTCTCTCCGATGTAACGACCAGCCTGGATGAAAACTACCGTCCCGCTAGCATCAACCGTCTGACTTCGGTCATTGTACGGGCAGCTCGACGACTGGGGGAAACGGTGTTATTTGAGCCGGGAGGCGATCGCCTGTGGCGTCAACTGCGTGATCAGCTCAATTCGCTTATGCTGGCGCTATTGCAATCCGGAGCCTTACAGGGAGCAACCCCGGAGGAGGCATTTCTGGTACGGTGCGATCGCAGCACCATGACGACTGCCGACCTGGACAACGGGCGGGTCATTACCGAAATTCAGTTCAATCCCGCTATGCCGATCGAACAAATTACCGTTGTTCTCGCAATGGATGAAGGAGGTCAAGTATCGCTAATTTCTCGTTAA
- a CDS encoding phage tail protein, which produces MADDNQLFPFHVFRFQVDFQEDSLTPSGATSPVTLCSGAFSECTGLEATMEPKVIKEGGRNYGPAQRAGAVTFATVILKRGMTTTRHLWQWFELVSQGAYAYRLSATVTLFDPAGNSVLRWQMEKALPIKFKAADFNAKGTEIGIEELHLAHEGIHLLR; this is translated from the coding sequence ATGGCAGACGATAATCAGCTATTTCCATTTCACGTCTTTCGCTTTCAGGTAGACTTCCAGGAAGATTCCCTAACCCCCAGCGGTGCAACCTCTCCCGTAACGTTGTGCAGCGGTGCTTTCTCAGAATGTACGGGCTTGGAAGCCACAATGGAACCAAAGGTGATCAAGGAAGGCGGGCGGAATTATGGTCCTGCTCAGCGGGCGGGAGCCGTGACTTTCGCAACGGTTATTCTGAAGCGGGGCATGACGACAACTCGCCATCTGTGGCAATGGTTTGAGCTAGTGAGCCAAGGAGCCTATGCCTATCGGCTCTCCGCGACTGTCACGCTATTCGATCCGGCGGGTAATTCGGTGCTGCGCTGGCAGATGGAAAAAGCATTGCCGATTAAGTTCAAAGCGGCAGACTTTAACGCCAAAGGAACGGAGATCGGGATTGAAGAACTCCATCTCGCCCATGAGGGCATTCATTTACTGCGTTGA
- a CDS encoding CIS tube protein, giving the protein MTIPADFVRAKFNIQSGKNQGTSFDVHFNPVSLQYTISNTMGQGQGNAKKQYVSQSTGKLTMDLIFDTTPIGEDVRNCTTNVARLMEPDETQVPPIVQFEWGTYTFQGMMESYRETIDFFAANGVPLRASINLTLSQQDKVFEFQESSQSTDTRESLQPEPVVVPNRSGQNATRLGTQTGNSRAGRAIAAANGQASMRFFAGGAIGVSSAVTLGAPVAFATGGAGASFGVGGGIGGSIGGGVGISGGIGGGIGGGISGGIGGGIGGGISGGTRIGGSASAGISAREGAFAGLRSPTSRNIKLDTDRLISRSESFSVTTDRDASFQLGGRATLEGSTSLSANVGASASLRTRIQFKEQ; this is encoded by the coding sequence ATGACGATTCCAGCAGACTTTGTCCGCGCTAAATTTAATATCCAGAGTGGGAAGAACCAGGGAACATCGTTCGATGTCCACTTCAATCCCGTGTCCTTGCAGTACACCATCTCCAACACGATGGGTCAGGGTCAGGGCAACGCCAAGAAGCAATACGTCAGCCAGAGTACGGGTAAACTGACGATGGATCTCATCTTCGACACGACTCCCATAGGCGAGGATGTGCGTAACTGCACCACAAACGTTGCCCGCCTCATGGAACCCGACGAGACTCAAGTTCCGCCCATCGTACAGTTTGAATGGGGCACTTACACCTTCCAGGGCATGATGGAATCCTATCGGGAGACGATCGATTTTTTTGCCGCAAATGGTGTGCCGCTACGCGCCTCCATTAACCTGACTCTCTCTCAGCAGGATAAGGTCTTTGAATTTCAAGAATCCTCCCAATCCACAGACACGCGAGAATCCCTGCAACCAGAACCCGTTGTTGTACCCAATCGATCGGGGCAAAATGCGACCCGACTGGGCACTCAGACAGGAAATTCCCGCGCAGGACGGGCGATTGCGGCTGCCAATGGTCAAGCCAGTATGCGATTTTTTGCGGGAGGGGCGATCGGGGTCAGCAGTGCCGTCACGTTAGGCGCACCCGTTGCTTTTGCGACAGGCGGAGCAGGGGCATCTTTTGGCGTTGGCGGCGGAATTGGTGGGAGTATTGGCGGCGGTGTAGGAATTAGCGGCGGAATCGGCGGCGGAATCGGTGGGGGGATTAGCGGCGGAATCGGTGGAGGAATCGGCGGCGGAATTAGCGGGGGCACTCGGATCGGCGGTTCTGCATCAGCGGGAATTTCTGCACGAGAGGGCGCATTTGCGGGTTTGAGATCGCCGACCTCTCGCAACATCAAGCTTGATACCGATCGCCTAATTTCCCGCAGTGAGTCCTTTAGCGTCACGACCGATCGGGATGCCAGCTTCCAGCTTGGGGGACGGGCTACCCTGGAAGGCTCTACCAGCCTCAGCGCCAATGTCGGAGCCTCCGCCAGTCTTAGAACTCGAATTCAATTTAAGGAGCAATAG
- a CDS encoding phage late control D family protein — MPETPLSNRSVYSARPTVRINQQEYPKVSELLIGMEMVEQEGGMSSLELRVSNVASNPQGGADLAFEDDQILKLGAAIAIYSGDENAPREIFQGIITALEAEFPEESPPELVVLAEDVFQQARMARRTQIHENVTIADLSQQLASSLGLTPIITGFTRPIGTQVQINESDLAFLRRILSRYDGDVQIVGRELHVSPRSDVQRGTVELALHRQLRMARVLADLAHQVTEVTVSGWDAGQGQRICSRSRGSHLGQGGGRTGAQVLQSTIGDRSHHIGHLAIASNTEAQAVADAAFDHRARQFLCIEATAEGNPAIRVGTQVRLTGMGDRFDNTYYVVKACHRYGVIRGYETDFSGECAYWGAN, encoded by the coding sequence ATGCCGGAAACTCCCCTCAGCAATCGATCGGTTTACAGTGCCCGTCCTACGGTGCGAATTAACCAGCAAGAGTATCCCAAAGTGAGCGAACTGCTGATTGGGATGGAAATGGTGGAGCAGGAAGGCGGGATGTCGTCGCTGGAGCTGCGCGTGAGCAACGTTGCCAGCAATCCGCAAGGTGGGGCAGATTTGGCATTTGAGGACGATCAAATTCTTAAATTAGGCGCAGCGATTGCCATCTACAGCGGCGATGAAAATGCTCCCCGCGAGATCTTCCAGGGCATCATCACGGCACTAGAAGCCGAGTTCCCCGAAGAGTCGCCCCCGGAACTGGTTGTTCTGGCGGAGGATGTGTTTCAGCAGGCGCGGATGGCTCGACGAACCCAAATCCACGAAAATGTGACGATCGCAGATCTCAGCCAGCAGCTTGCCAGTTCCCTGGGTTTAACTCCCATCATTACCGGGTTTACCCGCCCTATTGGAACCCAGGTGCAAATTAACGAAAGCGATCTGGCATTTCTGCGCCGCATTTTGAGCCGCTATGACGGCGATGTGCAGATCGTCGGACGGGAACTGCACGTTTCTCCCCGCAGTGATGTCCAGCGCGGCACAGTTGAACTGGCACTGCATCGCCAGCTTCGGATGGCACGGGTGTTAGCGGATCTGGCGCATCAGGTGACGGAGGTTACGGTCAGCGGTTGGGATGCTGGTCAAGGACAGCGCATTTGTAGCCGCAGTCGCGGTTCCCATCTGGGTCAGGGGGGGGGACGCACCGGGGCACAGGTCTTGCAAAGCACCATCGGCGATCGCTCCCATCACATTGGACATCTGGCAATTGCCTCCAACACCGAAGCCCAGGCTGTTGCCGATGCCGCCTTTGACCACCGCGCCCGCCAGTTCCTTTGTATCGAAGCCACCGCAGAGGGCAATCCTGCGATCCGGGTTGGAACCCAGGTGCGGCTAACGGGGATGGGCGATCGCTTCGACAACACCTATTACGTAGTTAAAGCCTGCCACCGCTACGGGGTGATCCGAGGATACGAAACCGATTTTTCCGGCGAATGCGCTTACTGGGGGGCAAATTAA
- a CDS encoding phage baseplate assembly protein V, with the protein MQTMNLFETPLSLLHASYLAEVVSVQDPDRLSRVQVRLLSFDGIGNQDASLWARVAVPFAGGRRGAFLLPDVGDEVLVMFANGDSRYPVVVGGLWNGRAPAPETLGGGGDRVDRWTLVGKAGTRIAIVEQGSGGTISFTTPGGVSGVLTDDGSGKIEFKAAGTTITVDTSGVSVQVPAKVSVQASQVEVNAGQVTVNAAMSSFSGVVRCDVLQATTVVATTYTPGAGNVW; encoded by the coding sequence ATGCAGACGATGAACCTGTTTGAAACTCCGCTAAGTCTGTTACACGCCAGCTATCTGGCAGAAGTAGTGTCCGTGCAAGACCCCGATCGCCTATCGCGGGTGCAGGTCAGGCTGCTTAGCTTTGACGGCATTGGCAATCAGGATGCGTCCCTGTGGGCAAGGGTAGCGGTTCCCTTTGCGGGTGGGCGACGCGGAGCATTTTTGCTGCCCGATGTGGGGGATGAGGTGCTGGTGATGTTTGCCAACGGCGATTCGCGCTATCCCGTGGTAGTAGGCGGGCTGTGGAATGGGCGTGCCCCTGCACCGGAAACTCTAGGCGGCGGAGGCGATCGGGTCGATCGATGGACGCTGGTGGGCAAAGCCGGAACGCGCATTGCGATCGTAGAACAGGGGAGCGGCGGCACGATTTCGTTTACCACACCGGGCGGCGTGAGTGGCGTTTTAACGGACGACGGCAGCGGCAAAATCGAATTCAAAGCGGCGGGAACCACGATTACTGTGGATACGAGCGGCGTTTCGGTGCAAGTCCCTGCCAAAGTTAGTGTTCAGGCGAGCCAGGTGGAAGTGAACGCCGGACAGGTGACAGTCAATGCGGCAATGTCCAGCTTTTCGGGCGTGGTGCGGTGCGATGTCCTGCAAGCCACCACCGTTGTTGCCACCACCTACACCCCAGGAGCCGGAAACGTATGGTAA
- a CDS encoding GPW/gp25 family protein, which produces MATPGLSPPLIGWPLLPLPDRNGELHFPTLEASIRQTIEVILRTRPGEQLMRPEFGAGLDNFLNEQNTIVIRRQIRDRIVEALEQWERRILLNRVDLFEVPNQPTHLRIEISYRLRRTGTLERIGLTMELEV; this is translated from the coding sequence ATGGCAACGCCAGGACTTTCTCCCCCCCTCATTGGCTGGCCCCTCCTGCCCCTGCCCGATCGCAACGGCGAACTGCACTTTCCTACGCTGGAAGCCAGTATTCGTCAGACCATTGAAGTGATTCTTCGCACCCGACCGGGTGAACAGTTGATGCGTCCGGAGTTTGGCGCAGGGCTGGACAATTTCCTGAATGAGCAAAATACGATCGTCATTCGGCGGCAGATTCGCGATCGGATCGTGGAGGCACTCGAACAGTGGGAGCGGCGGATCTTGCTAAACCGGGTCGATCTGTTTGAAGTTCCCAATCAGCCTACCCATCTGCGAATTGAAATTAGCTATCGGCTTCGCCGCACCGGGACTCTTGAACGGATTGGACTGACGATGGAGTTGGAGGTGTAA
- a CDS encoding putative baseplate assembly protein, with protein MPIRPPALDDRSFDDLVEDLLSRIPAHTPEWSNPRPGDPGRTLIDLFAWLADTLLYRANLIPEKQRLTFLRLLGIPMRPAIPATGLVSLHNDTDTTTEAIVLQPFATLTGPVNFETLTELSLLPMTAECYFKRPLMEEERSDMTTLIAGLEQVYRLPPGTARPYATSPIFANSNADFQGFDLVKRTVDGCLWMALLAANRDQVAAVKATLGQSDTGGRQLLNVGIMPGIQAIDPFTDNSPIVPIPLTWEISSFKDGEPPNYLTLDVIADSTQGLTRRGVMRLALPAASLIQSPTLEVQTDIDAGVGDRPPRLDMPEKAERLVAWLRLRPTVRMESLALSWVGINAVEIDQRQTFTNRIIGQSNGAPQQEFILPGQSVDAASLEIQVEMGEGFRPWQAIDDLAIAGRDPVFQLDSEAGTIRFGDGVRGLIPEAGKRIRVVRLRSGGGSAGNLAPATLTAINARRLNGDPVARLKVIQSLPTDGGVDAETPEEAEQRIPSLFRHRDRAVTETDYKTLAAATPGLRVGRVEILPRFKPHQRLGNIPGVVSVMVLPFQPTISPPSPRPDRPFLETVHRYLEARRPLGTELYVIGCQYVPLGISVGITVRNGASQETVLNNVRESLRRFLWALPPGGTEQQGWMLGKTVRDRELEIIVSQVAGVNSVSGINLFTREGEGWSMVPRPDRCLPVELALQAWELPELLSVVAVVDDRGAPEDLRGVPNPFASAGAVAVPVVPEVC; from the coding sequence ATGCCCATTCGCCCCCCTGCCCTGGACGATCGCAGCTTTGATGACCTGGTGGAGGATCTGCTGTCCCGCATTCCTGCCCATACGCCGGAGTGGAGCAATCCCCGTCCCGGTGATCCGGGTCGCACCCTGATCGATCTGTTTGCCTGGCTAGCCGATACCCTGCTGTACCGCGCCAACCTGATTCCAGAAAAGCAGCGGCTGACCTTTCTCCGGCTGCTGGGGATTCCGATGCGTCCGGCAATTCCGGCGACAGGACTGGTGAGCCTCCACAACGACACCGACACTACAACAGAGGCGATCGTCCTGCAACCCTTCGCCACCCTGACGGGACCCGTCAACTTTGAGACGCTCACGGAGTTATCTCTGCTGCCGATGACGGCGGAGTGCTACTTTAAGCGTCCTCTGATGGAGGAAGAGCGATCAGACATGACAACGCTGATTGCGGGTCTGGAGCAGGTTTATCGCCTCCCTCCGGGCACTGCCCGCCCCTACGCCACCAGTCCGATTTTTGCCAATAGCAATGCCGACTTTCAGGGTTTTGACCTGGTGAAACGCACCGTAGACGGCTGCCTCTGGATGGCACTTCTGGCAGCGAACAGGGATCAGGTTGCGGCGGTCAAAGCTACCCTGGGACAGAGCGACACGGGAGGGCGGCAGTTGCTGAACGTGGGCATCATGCCCGGAATTCAGGCGATCGATCCGTTTACGGACAATAGCCCGATCGTCCCCATTCCCTTGACCTGGGAAATCAGCAGTTTCAAGGATGGGGAGCCTCCCAACTACCTGACGCTGGACGTGATCGCTGATTCCACCCAGGGGTTAACCCGCCGAGGCGTCATGCGGCTTGCCCTGCCCGCTGCTTCCCTGATCCAATCCCCCACGCTGGAGGTTCAAACGGACATTGATGCCGGAGTGGGCGATCGTCCTCCCCGACTGGATATGCCCGAAAAAGCCGAACGTCTGGTGGCTTGGCTGCGGCTGCGTCCAACGGTGCGAATGGAAAGCCTCGCCCTAAGCTGGGTGGGCATTAATGCGGTGGAGATTGACCAGCGGCAAACCTTCACCAATCGCATTATTGGGCAGAGTAACGGTGCGCCTCAGCAGGAGTTTATCCTGCCCGGACAGTCGGTGGATGCTGCCAGTCTGGAAATTCAGGTCGAGATGGGCGAAGGCTTCCGTCCCTGGCAGGCAATTGATGATCTGGCGATCGCCGGACGCGACCCGGTGTTTCAGCTCGACAGCGAAGCCGGAACGATTCGGTTTGGGGATGGGGTGCGGGGACTGATCCCAGAGGCGGGGAAACGGATTCGGGTGGTGCGGCTGCGATCGGGGGGCGGCAGTGCGGGAAATCTGGCTCCGGCAACCCTGACGGCAATCAATGCTCGACGGCTAAACGGCGATCCGGTGGCGCGGTTAAAGGTGATCCAAAGCCTGCCCACCGATGGCGGCGTCGATGCCGAAACCCCGGAGGAAGCGGAGCAGCGGATTCCATCCCTATTTCGCCACCGCGATCGGGCTGTGACGGAAACCGACTATAAAACGCTGGCGGCTGCGACACCGGGACTGCGGGTGGGACGGGTGGAAATTCTGCCGCGCTTTAAACCGCACCAGCGCCTTGGCAATATTCCAGGGGTGGTTTCAGTGATGGTGCTGCCGTTCCAACCCACGATTTCGCCGCCCAGTCCCCGCCCCGATCGTCCTTTTCTGGAAACGGTACATCGCTATCTAGAGGCTCGCCGCCCGCTGGGAACGGAACTCTACGTGATTGGCTGCCAGTATGTGCCGCTGGGCATTAGTGTAGGCATTACGGTGCGGAATGGCGCGAGTCAGGAAACGGTCTTAAACAATGTGCGGGAGTCGCTGCGGCGCTTTCTCTGGGCACTGCCGCCGGGGGGAACGGAGCAGCAGGGCTGGATGCTGGGCAAAACGGTGCGCGATCGAGAACTGGAAATTATCGTCTCCCAGGTGGCGGGCGTGAACAGCGTCTCTGGCATTAACCTGTTTACCCGTGAGGGCGAGGGCTGGAGCATGGTTCCCCGTCCCGATCGCTGTTTGCCTGTAGAGCTAGCTTTGCAAGCCTGGGAACTGCCGGAACTGCTGTCGGTGGTGGCAGTGGTGGACGATCGGGGTGCTCCTGAAGACCTGCGCGGCGTGCCCAACCCCTTTGCCAGTGCCGGAGCCGTTGCTGTACCCGTTGTGCCGGAGGTGTGCTGA
- a CDS encoding phage tail protein — translation MDANGLRDANGLRFWMLADTEDWAIASNLEYENDRASLRLASQRLLPFPSVGGQSQQEAIDRLARIPETLDRFGNRAYWDGATRRIVATGAQPSAIGIVIPPIGEEPTDLAMGYDGVLYVAIAGQILLHDCRGRWDDRRLALPGLTVWRLAADPAGGVWFLDREHRQIGRVQGLPFPDRAFRDYAPTTFRPCEENPNPPRLIQVIAIPPDETPVAIACSPMGRLALLTWKTDADAQVRYLDGERWSAPSTLERSRFPFSLTWVTPDRIAVLLTHLLREAPVYAAVPGKSLRALGDFYPLRDHTGDPFLHGVTLPPHYSVPQGSSPLYPLSLPAYATEGEAQNSRVLDSGSDRTVWHRLYLEASIPASCGIKVFLWASADGTAPDNLTQWYEHRVGERFRGAGDRAIPRAAWVSEPSEIPFHPGLLHCPPEPDRIGLFTVLIQRAHCPVRTLRGRYLQVRVQLLGNGHTTPELAAVRAYASRFSYVENYLPTFYHESLFGKDADEIISADQPSVSTGADFLERFLNLFESVLTPLEDRIAQSYLLTEPRTVPEESLEWLGSWIGIAFDTAYPIDRRRTLLQNAPKLFQQRGTLDGLKLALDIATGGAVTSGEIFVLEDFRLRRTFATILGADLADEDDPLLAGLVTSGNSFVGDTLILGDESRQEFLVLYNVNVTQGDKTASEAVRDLFDRLAYRVTVFVHQQVDPQNLGLIQRVVELETPAHVLSRVVTASYPLLVGIASLIGVDTYLGRKPEPKPVRVDKSAIGGGDRLQTLPSLDPRLEGSYQDLQRPIAEMEVPDSVPLGNSFILDGSSSRSDVDQRLTRYIWTLLE, via the coding sequence ATGGATGCCAACGGTCTGCGGGATGCGAATGGTCTGCGGTTCTGGATGCTGGCGGACACTGAGGATTGGGCGATCGCCTCCAATCTGGAGTACGAGAACGATCGTGCCAGTCTCCGGCTTGCCAGTCAGCGGCTTTTGCCGTTCCCCTCGGTGGGGGGTCAGTCCCAGCAGGAGGCGATCGATCGGCTTGCCCGCATTCCCGAAACCCTCGATCGTTTTGGCAACCGTGCCTACTGGGATGGAGCAACGCGCCGCATTGTCGCAACCGGGGCACAGCCTAGCGCGATCGGGATTGTGATTCCGCCGATTGGGGAAGAGCCGACGGATCTGGCGATGGGGTACGACGGAGTGCTGTACGTTGCGATCGCGGGACAAATTCTGCTGCACGACTGCCGGGGACGGTGGGACGATCGGCGACTGGCTTTACCGGGGTTGACCGTTTGGCGACTGGCGGCTGATCCGGCGGGTGGGGTATGGTTTCTCGATCGCGAGCATCGTCAGATCGGACGAGTCCAGGGACTTCCCTTCCCCGATCGCGCCTTTCGGGACTATGCCCCGACAACCTTCCGCCCCTGCGAAGAAAACCCCAATCCGCCCCGCCTCATCCAGGTCATTGCAATTCCCCCCGATGAAACGCCGGTCGCGATCGCCTGTAGCCCTATGGGAAGGCTTGCCCTGCTGACCTGGAAAACGGATGCGGATGCCCAGGTGCGGTATCTGGACGGAGAACGCTGGTCTGCCCCCAGTACGTTAGAACGATCGCGCTTTCCCTTTAGCCTGACCTGGGTGACGCCGGATCGCATTGCGGTTCTGCTGACCCACCTGCTCAGGGAAGCCCCTGTCTATGCTGCCGTTCCGGGCAAATCCTTGAGGGCGCTGGGGGATTTCTACCCGCTGCGGGATCATACGGGCGATCCCTTTCTGCACGGCGTTACGCTGCCTCCCCATTATTCGGTTCCCCAGGGCAGCAGTCCGCTCTACCCGTTGTCATTACCTGCCTACGCCACGGAAGGAGAGGCACAGAATTCTCGTGTGCTGGACAGCGGCAGCGATCGCACGGTCTGGCATCGGCTCTACCTGGAGGCTTCAATTCCGGCGAGCTGTGGCATCAAGGTTTTCCTGTGGGCAAGTGCCGATGGAACGGCTCCCGATAACCTGACCCAGTGGTACGAACATCGGGTAGGCGAACGGTTCCGGGGAGCGGGCGATCGTGCCATTCCTCGCGCCGCCTGGGTATCCGAGCCGTCAGAAATTCCCTTCCATCCGGGCTTATTGCACTGTCCGCCGGAACCCGATCGCATCGGCTTATTTACCGTGCTGATTCAGCGTGCCCATTGTCCGGTTCGCACTTTGCGGGGACGCTATCTCCAGGTGCGGGTACAACTGCTGGGGAACGGGCACACCACGCCGGAACTGGCGGCAGTCCGGGCATACGCCTCCCGCTTCTCCTATGTGGAAAACTACCTGCCGACTTTCTATCACGAGAGCCTGTTTGGCAAGGACGCTGACGAGATTATCTCCGCCGACCAACCCTCTGTGAGTACGGGGGCGGATTTCCTGGAGCGGTTCCTCAATCTGTTTGAGAGCGTGCTGACTCCGCTGGAGGATCGCATTGCCCAATCCTATTTGTTGACCGAGCCGCGCACCGTGCCGGAGGAATCCCTGGAATGGCTGGGAAGCTGGATCGGGATTGCCTTTGATACCGCCTACCCGATCGATCGCCGACGGACTCTACTGCAAAATGCGCCCAAATTATTTCAGCAGCGGGGAACGCTGGACGGCTTGAAGCTGGCGCTGGATATTGCAACGGGGGGAGCTGTCACCAGCGGCGAAATTTTTGTTCTGGAGGATTTTCGGCTGCGGCGCACCTTTGCCACAATTCTGGGGGCAGATCTCGCGGATGAGGACGATCCGCTACTGGCGGGACTGGTTACCAGCGGCAATTCCTTTGTGGGAGATACGCTAATTCTGGGCGATGAGTCGCGGCAGGAATTTCTTGTCCTCTACAACGTTAACGTTACCCAGGGGGATAAAACGGCATCAGAAGCCGTGCGAGATTTATTCGATCGCCTTGCCTATCGGGTCACGGTATTTGTCCACCAGCAGGTTGACCCGCAAAATTTGGGTTTGATTCAGCGAGTAGTGGAGCTAGAAACGCCTGCCCATGTCCTGAGTCGCGTGGTGACTGCCAGCTATCCGCTCCTGGTAGGCATTGCCTCCCTGATTGGTGTCGATACCTACCTGGGACGCAAACCCGAACCCAAACCCGTGCGCGTAGACAAGAGTGCGATCGGAGGAGGCGATCGTCTGCAAACCTTACCGAGTCTCGACCCGCGTCTGGAGGGAAGCTATCAGGATCTACAGCGCCCGATCGCTGAAATGGAAGTTCCAGATTCCGTCCCTTTGGGCAATTCCTTCATTCTAGATGGCAGCTCTTCTCGTTCTGATGTCGATCAACGTCTCACTCGCTATATCTGGACGCTACTAGAATAG